Within the Deltaproteobacteria bacterium genome, the region CGTCGAGCGTGACCGCGCACGCGGGCGACGCGAGCGCGCAGGTGCAGCTCGCCACCACGTCCGCGCTCCCGCAGGCGCTCGACGTGGCCTTCGTCATCGACACCACGGGCAGCATGGGCGACGAGCTCTCGTACATCGCGGTGGAGATCTCCACGATCTCCGCGCGCATCGCGGCGCACTACCCGAACGTCAGTCAGCGCTGGGCGCTCGTGCTCTACCGCGACGACGACTGCGGCGATGAGTACGAGCTCCGCACCTTCGACTTCTCCGACCTCAACACCTTCCAGGGCGAGATCAGCAACCAGTCCGCGGGCGCGGGCGGCGACTACGAAGAGGAGCCCGAGAAGGGCCTCGCCGCGGCCACGCAGCTCTCGTGGCGGCAGGGCAACGTGGCGCGGATGGTCTTCCACATCGCCGACGCGCCCGGCCACATCGGCAACGAGAACGGGCTCGTCTCCGCCATCGAAGGCAACGCGCGCGCCGGCGTGAAGATCTTCCCGGTGGCCGCGAGCGGCCTCGACGCCCGCGGCGAGTACGCGATGCGCACCGAAGCGGAAGTCACCGGCGGCAGCTACCTGTTCCTCACCGACGACTCGCACGTCGGCAACTCGCACGAGATCCCGCACATCTTCTGCTACGTGGTCACGCACCTCTCCAATGCGCTGGTGCGCATGGTGTCTATGGAGCTCGAGGGCAAGCGCATCGACCCGGACCCGAGCGACATCATCCGCTTCGTGGGCAACCCCGACGCGTCGAATCAGTGCAGCCTCTCGGACGGCACCACGGTCGTGATGCTCTGACGCTCGCCTGCCTCTGGTCGAAGAGTGCCCATCGCAGGCAGAATGCGGTGGGCCTTCGCCTGAGGAGCAGCCGTCTTGAGCGCGACCGCGGGGTTTCAGACTGGCGAGCTGCTCGGCGGCAAGTACCGCATCCTGGACCTGCTCGGCCAGGGCGGCATGGGCGCGGTGTACCTGGCGGAGAACGTCGACATCGGTCGCCAGGTCGCGATCAAGGTCCTCAAGCCCGAGCTCGCGGCGATGCCCGACGTGATCGCCCGCTTCCGCCAGGAGGCGCGCGCGGCGGCCGCGGTCGGGCACCCGGGCATCGTGGACGTGCTCGACATGGGCACGCTCCCCGACGGCGGCGCGTTCATCGTCATGGAGCGGCTCGACGGCCACACCTTGCGCGAGCGGCTCGCGGGCAATCCGCCTCTGAGCGTCGACGAGGCCGTGACCGCGATGGTGGACGTGCTGGAGACGCTCGGCGTCGCGCACGACAAGGGCGTCATTCACCGCGACCTGAAGCCGGACAACGTCTTCCTGGTCGAGCGCCCGGTGCGCACCGTGAAGATCCTCGACTTCGGCATCTCCAAGTTCCGCAGCACCGGCGACATGGCGCTCACCCGCACCGGCATGGTGATGGGTACGCCGCTGTACATGTCGCCCGAGCAGGCCCGCGGCGCGAAGGACGTCGGCCCGCTCACCGACGTCTACTCCTGCGGCGCCATCCTCTACGAGATCCTCGGCGGTCGGCCGCCCTTCCCTGGCGAGACCTACAACGAGGTGCTCGCGCAGGTGCTCACCGAGACGCCGATGCCGCTCGGTACGAACGTGCCCAAGGCGCTCGCGACCGTGGTCGAGTCGATGCTCTCGAAGAACATCGCGCTGCGCCCGCCCAGCGCGCGCGAGGCCGCGGCCCAGGTCCGCCAGGCGAAGACCGGCCTGCTCAACCCCGCGAGTCAGACGTACATCCGCACCGTCGCCGATACGCACACGCCGCGGCCCGCGTTCCAGACGGGTCCGGGCGCGCAGCGCGCGTCGCCGGCGATGCAGACCGGGCCCCAGCTCGCGGGGCCGCGCGAGACGCTCGATCCCGATGCGCGCCCGCCCACCCAGCCCATGAGCCTGGGCGCGCCGAAGCTGGCGACGCCGGTCGCGCCGAAGAAGAAGAAGGGCTCGGCGTTGCCGCTCCTGGGAGGCGTGGTCGCGCTGCTGCTGATCGCTGGCGGGACCTTTATGACCTTGGGCCCCAACCTCGCCGGCAAGCCCATCAAGCCGCCCTTCCAGCAGCCCGAGCCGCCGCCGGTCACGCGCTTGCCTGCGCCGCCGCCGCTGCCCGCACCGACGCCGACGCCGCCCGTCGCGACCACGCCCGTTGTCACCGCGCCGACGCCGACGCCGCCTGCTCCAGCGCCAGCGCCAGCGCCGCCGGTTGCCGCGATGCCCAACGCGCGCCCGCTTCCGCCAGCGCACGCGCACGCGCATCCGAAGGGAAGCCCCAGCGTGCTCAAGGGCTACAACCAGGGCCCCTCGGTGCCGCCGGTCGCTGCCGCGCCGCCGGTCGCTGCGCCGCCTCGGAAGGGCGGCTCGCTGGATCTCAACTGCGTGCCCTGGTGCGAGATCTACGTCGACGGCAAGGACACCGGGCAGCACTCGCCGGTGAAGGGCCTCATGCTGCCGGCCGGGGCCCACAACCTCCGCCTCGTCAACCCGCCCTCGGGCCG harbors:
- a CDS encoding protein kinase translates to MSATAGFQTGELLGGKYRILDLLGQGGMGAVYLAENVDIGRQVAIKVLKPELAAMPDVIARFRQEARAAAAVGHPGIVDVLDMGTLPDGGAFIVMERLDGHTLRERLAGNPPLSVDEAVTAMVDVLETLGVAHDKGVIHRDLKPDNVFLVERPVRTVKILDFGISKFRSTGDMALTRTGMVMGTPLYMSPEQARGAKDVGPLTDVYSCGAILYEILGGRPPFPGETYNEVLAQVLTETPMPLGTNVPKALATVVESMLSKNIALRPPSAREAAAQVRQAKTGLLNPASQTYIRTVADTHTPRPAFQTGPGAQRASPAMQTGPQLAGPRETLDPDARPPTQPMSLGAPKLATPVAPKKKKGSALPLLGGVVALLLIAGGTFMTLGPNLAGKPIKPPFQQPEPPPVTRLPAPPPLPAPTPTPPVATTPVVTAPTPTPPAPAPAPAPPVAAMPNARPLPPAHAHAHPKGSPSVLKGYNQGPSVPPVAAAPPVAAPPRKGGSLDLNCVPWCEIYVDGKDTGQHSPVKGLMLPAGAHNLRLVNPPSGREQQLELIVKPGEHATQVVRF